A region from the Triticum aestivum cultivar Chinese Spring chromosome 3D, IWGSC CS RefSeq v2.1, whole genome shotgun sequence genome encodes:
- the LOC123074580 gene encoding transcription factor GTE4, translating to MASQSIPTGAPPGFPKPTNYLPAADLPRALERCRVLLDELLQHEDGWVFAKPVDTYEPGLGDYHSEIRQPMDLGTVRRRLERRRYQNPLCFASDVRRTFRNAMTYNYKGDDVYKSADVLSRIFESGWASISATLQSPPPVAERRARLKDELPRLPVDLQEKAAVIMKDVGGWIQEVDGRVEVDLDKADEATLDKLEWLLALATMRKEAGVLDNQTRSGAA from the exons ATGGCGTCCCAAAGCATCCCGACCGGAGCACCGCCCGGTTTCCCTAAACCTACGAACTACCTTCCCGCCGCCGATCTTCCCCGTGCCCTCGAACGCTGCCGCGTGCTGCTGGACGAGCTGCTGCAGCATGAAGACGGGTGGGTGTTCGCCAAGCCGGTTGATACATACGAACCCGGACTCGGCGACTACCACTCCGAAATCCGCCAACCCATGGATCTCGGCACCGTCCGCCGCCGCCTTGAACGGCGTCGCTACCAGAACCCGCTCTGCTTTGCCAGTGATGTCCGGCGTACCTTCCGCAACGCCATGACCTACAACTACAAGGGTGACGATGTGTATAAGAGTGCTGATGTGCTCTCTCGCATCTTCGAGTCAGGGTGGGCCTCCATTTCTGCAACGCTCCAGTCGCCACCGCCGGTCGCCGAGCGTAGGGCAAGGCTCAAGGATGAGCTGCCGCGGCTGCCGGTGGACTTGCAGGAGAAAGCGGCCGTCATTATGAAGGACGTAGGCGGGTGGATCCAGGAGGTGGATGGGAGGGTTGAGGTGGATTTGGACAAGGCCGACGAGGCGACTCTTGACAAGCTCGAGTGGCTGCTCGCTCTCGCCACCATGAGGAAG GAGGCAGGAGTGCTGGATAATCAAACTCGATCTGGCGCCGCATGA
- the LOC123078671 gene encoding transcription factor GTE3, chloroplastic isoform X2 codes for MPSQSSPAGAPPGFPKPMCYPAAADLPRALERCRMLLDRLLQHEDGWVFAKPVDTYKLGLRDYHSIIAEPMDLGTVSRRLELRRYPNLLCFAKDVRRTFSNAMTYNNKGDDVYESAAKLSRIFESGWVSILAALPSPPPVAVRRARLKDELPRLPVDLQEKAAIIMKDIGGWIQEVDGRVEVDLDKADEATLDKLEWLLALATMRKEAGALDNQTR; via the exons ATGCCATCCCAAAGCAGCCCGGCCGGAGCGCCGCCCGGTTTCCCTAAACCTATGTGCTACCCTGCCGCCGCCGATCTTCCCCGTGCCCTCGAACGCTGCCGCATGCTGCTGGACAGGCTGCTGCAACATGAGGACGGGTGGGTGTTCGCCAAGCCGGTGGATACATACAAACTCGGACTCCGCGACTACCACTCCATCATCGCTGAACCCATGGATCTCGGCACTGTCAGCCGCCGCCTTGAATTGCGTCGCTACCCGAACCTGCTCTGCTTTGCCAAGGATGTCCGGCGTACCTTCAGCAACGCCATGACCTACAACAACAAGGGAGACGATGTGTATGAGAGTGCTGCTAAGCTCTCTCGCATCTTCGAGTCAGGGTGGGTCTCCATTTTGGCggcgctcccgtcgccgccgccggtcgcCGTGCGCAGGGCAAGGCTCAAGGATGAGCTGCCGCGGCTGCCGGTGGACTTGCAGGAGAAAGCGGCCATCATTATGAAAGACATAGGCGGGTGGATCCAGGAGGTGGATGGGAGGGTTGAGGTGGATTTGGACAAGGCCGACGAGGCGACTCTTGACAAGCTCGAGTGGCTGCTCGCTCTCGCCACCATGAGGAAG GAGGCAGGAGCGCTGGATAATCAAACTCGATGA
- the LOC123078671 gene encoding transcription factor GTE3, chloroplastic isoform X1: protein MPSQSSPAGAPPGFPKPMCYPAAADLPRALERCRMLLDRLLQHEDGWVFAKPVDTYKLGLRDYHSIIAEPMDLGTVSRRLELRRYPNLLCFAKDVRRTFSNAMTYNNKGDDVYESAAKLSRIFESGWVSILAALPSPPPVAVRRARLKDELPRLPVDLQEKAAIIMKDIGGWIQEVDGRVEVDLDKADEATLDKLEWLLALATMRKYDDFKFSTIVTGT, encoded by the exons ATGCCATCCCAAAGCAGCCCGGCCGGAGCGCCGCCCGGTTTCCCTAAACCTATGTGCTACCCTGCCGCCGCCGATCTTCCCCGTGCCCTCGAACGCTGCCGCATGCTGCTGGACAGGCTGCTGCAACATGAGGACGGGTGGGTGTTCGCCAAGCCGGTGGATACATACAAACTCGGACTCCGCGACTACCACTCCATCATCGCTGAACCCATGGATCTCGGCACTGTCAGCCGCCGCCTTGAATTGCGTCGCTACCCGAACCTGCTCTGCTTTGCCAAGGATGTCCGGCGTACCTTCAGCAACGCCATGACCTACAACAACAAGGGAGACGATGTGTATGAGAGTGCTGCTAAGCTCTCTCGCATCTTCGAGTCAGGGTGGGTCTCCATTTTGGCggcgctcccgtcgccgccgccggtcgcCGTGCGCAGGGCAAGGCTCAAGGATGAGCTGCCGCGGCTGCCGGTGGACTTGCAGGAGAAAGCGGCCATCATTATGAAAGACATAGGCGGGTGGATCCAGGAGGTGGATGGGAGGGTTGAGGTGGATTTGGACAAGGCCGACGAGGCGACTCTTGACAAGCTCGAGTGGCTGCTCGCTCTCGCCACCATGAGGAAG TATGATGATTTCAAGTTTTCAACCATAGTCACTGGGACCTGA